In Vicinamibacterales bacterium, the genomic window GCACCTCGCGGCGGGCCGTCGCCAGCCGCTTCCGGATCGCCTCTTCCGAGTCCTTGCTGCGTCCCCGCAGCCGCTGCTCGAGCGCGTCGAACGACGGCGGCAGCACGAACACGCCGATCGTCTGCGCCCCGCGCGAGCGCACCTGCCGCGCCCCCTGCACGTCGATCACGAGCACGAGGTCGCGCCCCCCCGCCAGCTCCTGTTCGGCATCGTCCCGGCAGGTACCGTAGAGGTTGCCGAAGACGTCCGCCCACTCGAGGAAGGCGTCTTCCGCGATCATCGCCTCGAACCGTGGGCGTGTAATGAAATTATAGTCCACCCCGTCCGCTTCCCCTGCACGCATCGCCCGCGAGGTGTAGGAGCGCGACAGGGCCAGGTCCGGGACGACCTGCACCAACCGTTCGACCACCGTCGTCTTGCCGGTCCCCGACGGGGCCGAGACGACGAACAGCAGCCCCCGCCGGCTACTCGACATTCTGGACCTGCTCCCGCATCTTCTCCAGCTCGGCCTTGAGCGCCACGACCAGCTCCGTGACGCCCAGCCCTTCCGCCTTGGACCCGAGGGTGTTCACTTCCCGGTTCATCTCCTGGAGCAGGAAATCGAGCTTGCGTCCGCACGGCTCCGGCGCGTCGCTGAGCCCGCGCCAGTGCTCGAGGTGGGCGCGAAAGCGCACCGTCTCTTCCGTGATGTCCGACCGGTTGGCGAACCGCACGATCTCCTGCGCGATCGCCGCGGCGTCCACCGCCGCGTCCGCCTGCAGCTCCTTCACCCGATCGGCGAGACGCGCGCGCAGCGTTCCGGCGCCCGCCTCCGCGGCGGCGGCCGCACGCTCGAACATCTCGCCCAGCAGCACCCGCCGCGCGTCGAGATCGCCGCGCAGCAGCAGGCCCTCACTGG contains:
- the gmk gene encoding guanylate kinase, whose product is MSSSRRGLLFVVSAPSGTGKTTVVERLVQVVPDLALSRSYTSRAMRAGEADGVDYNFITRPRFEAMIAEDAFLEWADVFGNLYGTCRDDAEQELAGGRDLVLVIDVQGARQVRSRGAQTIGVFVLPPSFDALEQRLRGRSKDSEEAIRKRLATARREVRAVAEYEYVIVNDQLESCVDRLRAIVLAERSRSRVMAPAVAQIAASFAVSGKDPE